A segment of the Streptomyces sp. NBC_00376 genome:
GCCAGACCGTGGAGACTCTCGCGCGCCGGGTGCTGAGCGGCGAGATCCCCGAAGGAGCGACGCTCGATCTCGTGGCGTTGCAGGATGAGTTGGACGTCAGCCTGACCGCCTTGCGGGAATCCCTGAAGGTCCTCGCCGCCAAGGGGATGGTCGACGCGCGCCAGAAACGCGGCACCTTCGTCAGAGCCCGCGCCGACTGGAACCTCCTCGACGCGGACGTGCTGCGCTGGCAGTTCGCGGGTGGCACCGACTCCGGCACCGATCCGGCACTGCTGTACAACCTCGGTGAGGTGCGCGGCATCATCGAGCCGGCCGCTGTCCGGCTGGCCGCCGCCCGCCGCACCGATTCCGACCTGGACGCACTCGAAGCGGCCCTCGCCGCGATGGGTGAGCAGGAGGGCGGCGCGGCCCACGCGGTCGAGGCGGACCTCGCCTTCCACCGCGCGCTCCTCGCGGCCACCCACAACGAATTGCTCGAACGCATGGAGATGGTCATCGAGTCGGGCCTCGCGCACCGCGACGAGATCGTGCACAGTTCGCCGCACGGCGAGGACCCCGTACCCAGTCACCGGGCTGTGCTTGACGCCGTACGCGACCAGGACCCGGTCGCTGCCGAACGCGCCATGCGGGCCCTGCTCGACCAGGCCGTACGCGACCTCGACCGGGCCCACGGCACCCGGCCGGCCATCGACGAGGGGACCGCGAACCGGTGAAGATCACTCGCATCGAGACCTTCCTCGTACCGCCACGCTGGCTGTTCTGCCGGATCGATACCGACGAGGGCGTCGTCGGCTGGGGGGAACCCGTCGTCGAGGGCCGGGCCGAGGTCGTACGCGCCGCCGTCGATGTCCTCGCCGAATACCTGATCGGCCAGGACCCGCTGCGCATCCAGGACCACTGGCAGGTGCTCAGCAAGGGCGGCTTCTACCGGGGCGGCCCGATACTCTCCAGCGCCGTCGCCGGTATCGACCAGGCCTTGTGGGACATTGCCGGCAAGGCGTACGGCGCCCCGGTGTACGCGTTGCTCGGCGGTCCGGTCCGCGACGAGGTGCGGGTCTACGCCTGGGTCGGCGGCGACGAACCCGCCCAGCTCACCGAAGAGATCACCGCCCAGGTCGAGGCCGGCTTCACCGCCGTCAAGATGAACGCGGCGGGTCGCACCACCCCCCTCGCGACCCCTGCCGAGACCACCGCCGTCGTCGATCGGGTGACCGCCGCCCGTGCGGTCCTCGGCCCCGGCCGCGATGTGGCCATCGACATGCACGGCAGATTCGGACCGGCCGGCGCCCGCCGGGTCCTGCACGCCATCGAACCGCTGCACCCACTGTTCGTGGAGGAACCGCTCCTTCCCGAACAGGGGCACCTGCTGCCCGCCCTCGTCGGCGCCACCTCCGTACCCATCGCCACCGGCGAACGGCTTTACGGGCGGGCCGATTTCCTGCCCGCCCTCACGGCCGGCATCGCGGTCGCCCAGCCGGACCTCGCGCACGCCGGAGGCATCTCCGAGGTCCACCGCATCGCCTCGCTCGCCGAGACCTACGGTGCACAACTCGCCCCGCACTGCCCCCTCGGCCCGATCGCACTCGCCGCCAGTCTCCAGATCGCCTTCTCCACCCCGAACTTCCTCATCCAGGAGCAGAGCCGGGGCATCCACTACAACAAGGACGCCGACCTGCTGTCGTACGTCGTCGACACCGACCCGTTCCGCTTCGTCGGCGGACGGGCGCGGCGCACGGGACAGCCGGGGCTCGGTATCACCGTCGACGAGAAAGCCGTACGCGCGGCCGACCGGACAGGACACGCCTGGCGCAACCCGGTGTGGCGGCACGACGACGGCGCCTTCGCCGAGTGGTGAGCGCCATGACTCCGCTGCTGATCGAGACCGACCCGGCCCACGGCGGACGGTGGACGTCCCTGCGGGCGGCCGGACGCGAATGGCTCTGGCACCGCGACGAGCCACGCCGCCCCGGTGCCATTCCGGGTGACGCCTTCGCCGACGCCGGTGGACTGGAGGAATGCGTACCGACCGTACGAGGCACACCCGACCACGGCGATGCCTGGACCCGGCCCTGGCAGTGGGCCGATGGCACCGAGTCCGTCGACTGCCCGGACTTCCGGCTCAGCCGCCGGATTCGCAGCGACGGGGGCGGCGCAGTGGCCGACTACCGGCTCACGGCCGAACCCGGCTACCGCTTCCTGTGGGCCGCGCACGCGCTGTTCGATCTCTCGGAGCAGGCCCATATCGGGATCAGCGACGGCACGCCGACCCGCTTCTATCCCGACAGCGGCGCCCGGTGGATTCCCTGCTCCTGGCCGTCGCAGCCCGGGCGGACGGAAGGGCTCGACCGTCTCGGGCCGGATGACGGGACGGCCGTCGGCGCCATCGTCGACACCCCGCAGGTGTACGTCCGCGACGGCGCGGCCACGTTGCGCATGGCCGTCGAGGCCGAAGGCCAGCCGGTGTCCGTGGCGCTGTGGCGCAACCTCGGCGGCTTCCCCGAGCAGGTGCCGTACCGGTCCGTAGGGGTCGAGCCCATGCTCGGCCGGGTCTTCGACCTGGCGGCCGCGCGGGACGGGGACGCCGCGTGCGTTCCGCACAGCGGCGAGGTCCGCTGGCGTCTCACCCTGGCTGCGCAGGCACCGGAGCCGTGGACACAACCAGCGCCACAGACGGAGCCGGAAACCGACACGGCACCGGAAGACACAGACAGGAAGGGAACTCACACGTGGATCTGCTGACCGCGCTGCGCACCCACCGGATCGTCGCCATCGTGCGCGGCGACGACGCGGACGCCGCGCTCAGAACCGTACTGACCCTGGCGGAGGAGCACCTCCCGCTCATCGAGGTCTCTCTCAGCGGAAAGGACGCACTCGACGTCATCCGCCGGGCCCGCGCCGCGCTGGGCCCCGGTGCACCGCTCGGTGCGGGCACCGTCCTCACCGCCGAGGACGCACACGCGGTGCGGGACGCGGGAGCCGGCTTCGTCGTCACCCCTGCCGTCTGCGAGGCCGTCACGGAGGCCGAGCGCCTCGGGCTGCCCGTCCTCGCGGGGGTGATGACCCCCACCGACATCGTCGCCGCACGGCGGCTCGGTGCGGACGCGTTCAAGATCTTTCCCGCGGCGCAGGCCGGTGGCCCCGGATATCTGAGGGCACTGCAGGGCCCGTTCCCGGACGCGCCGTTCGTGCCGGTCGGGGGGGTGGACGCCGACGCGGCCGGGGCCTATCTCGCGCACGGGGCTACCGCGGTGGGTGTCGGCTCGCCGCTGATCAGCGACGCGGCCGACGGCGGCAGCCTCGAAGCACTCCGCGAGCGGGCGCGCGCGTTCCGCGACGCCGTACGCGCCGCCGCCCCCACGGACGCCGGCCGATGACCGCCGGCACACCGGCCGTCTGCTGGCAGGACCGGCTCGGGCTCGGTGAAGGAATACGCGCGGTCGACGACGGCATCGTCCTCGTCGACATCCTCACCGGGCGGCTGCTGGCCGGACCCGCAGACCGCTCAGCTCCGCTGACGCAACTCGCCCGGCTGTCCGTGCCCCTGGGCGCGGTCTCCCCCGTCCACGCACGCCCCGGCACCTGGATCGCGGCCGCCGGCACCGGTGTCTGCCTGATCACCGCGCACGGGCGGACCGAGTGGCTCGCGCGCCCCGAGGACGGGGCCGCCACGGCCATGCGGATGAACGACGCGACCGCCGACCCGTACGGCAGGTTCTGGGCGGGCAGCATGGCCTACGACGCCGAGGACGGCGCGGGCTCCCTCTACCGTGTCGACCACGACGGCACGGTGATCCGAGTGCTGGACGGCCTCACCGTTCCCAACGGCCCGGCATTCTGTGCGGACGGCACCGTGATGTACCTCGCCGACAGCGCCAAGGGCATCATCCGCCGGTACCCGGTCGACCCGGACACCGGGCTGCCGGGTACGCCGGACACTTTCGCCGTCTTCGACCACGGCAGCCCCGACGGCATGACGGTGGACGCCGAGGGCGCCCTGTGGACTGCGGTCTGGGGCACCGGCACCGTCCACCGCTACCGCGCCGACGGCACCTTGGACCGGCAGATCCGAATTCCTGCGACGCAGCCTGCCGGGCTGTGCCTCGACGGGGACGGCCTGTACGTCACCAGCGCGCGGCACGGTCTCGCTGCACCCGGACCGCTGGACGGTGCGGTCTTCACCACCCGGGTCGGCGTCCGGGGTCTGCCCACGTGTGCTTACCACCCCGGGAGAGCCGAGTGACGGCGATTCGCACGTCCCGCCAAACCGGCCGGCGGCCGGTGACGGGACCGGTGACCTGTATCGGTGAGACCATGGCCGCGCTGATCCCCGAACCCGCCGCCCCGCTGGACGGCGCCGGTCTGCTCGGGATCCGGATCGCGGGCGCCGAGTCCAACGTGGCGATGTACCTCGCCGACCACGGGGTGCCCGCCCGTTGGGTCTCCGCGCTCGGTGACGACCCGTTCGGACACCGGATCCGCGCCGAGGTGGCCGCATCCGGTGTCGACATCAGCGGCGTACGCACCGACCCGCACCGCCCGACCGGACTCCTCGTCAAGGACCCCGGCACCGAGGGCACCCGGGTCCACTACTACCGCCGCGGCTCCGCCGCCTCGGCCCTGACCCCGGACCTCATGGACGACGACGCCGTGCGCTCCGCAGGCCTCATCCACCTGAGCGGCATCACCCCGGCGCTCTCGGCAGGCTGCCGGGACCTGGTCACCGCGCTGCTCGAGCCCGACATTGCTGAACGCCCGTGCCCCGTGAGCTTCGACGTCAACCACCGGGCCGCTCTGTGGGCGGACGGTGCGGCGGCCACCGTGCTGCTCGGGCTCGCCCGACGGGCGGACATCACGTTCGTGGGCCTCGACGAGGCACAGGCCCTGTGGGGAGACGGACTGGCCGACGCCTTCGCCGTACGGGACTTGCTGCCACAACCGCCCGTCCTCGTCGTCAAGGACGGTGCACGGGCCGCCACCGCCTTCGACGGCCCCAGGGTCCACACCGTGCCCGCTCCCAGGGTCGAAGTCATCGAACCGGTGGGCGCCGGTGACGCGTTCGCGGCTGGGTTCCTCGCCGGGCTGCTGCGCGGCGAGGAACCTGTACGGGCGCTGCGGCTGGGGCATCTGACGGCGGGTGCCGCATTGCGGGTGACCGGCGACCACGGCCCGCTGCCGGACCGCGCCCGCCTCGCCGAGCTACTCGACGCGGCGCCTGAGGAGTGGGCAGAAGGTGGGTGACCCGGCGATCCGCCCAGTGAGCTGAACCTCCGACAAGGCGTACAGCAACGGGCCTTGCCGCCGCCACCTGCGCCGACGCGGCATCAAGCACACGATCCTGGAAAGTCCGATTCCAGGGCCGCACGCCTCTCTCCGCCCTGAAGCAGGCGCAGGACGGGGAACCGGATGCCGCCGGGCTCGGTGAGCTGCTCCGGGAAGTGGGCGAGGACTGCCACCCGCCCCAGTCCCCCGCCGATATCGTCGGCCGGCTCGGCCGCGTGCTTGCCGTTCTGCTGCTCGACATCCCGGCCGTCCGCACGCTTGCCACCGCCCTGGCCCTCGGCACACCGCAGGACACCGCCGTCCAGACCGCCTACGAGCAGATCCGCGCGGCCTGGACCACAGCCGGGATCTACTGACACCGCTACCCGACCACACGAAGCTCACCTGGTGATGTGGGGACTCGGCCTCACAATTCGAACATCTGCTCTAATAAGTGAACGGCGAGCACGGTGATCGCTTGGATCCCGGGGCAACCTTGCGGCAGCGGGTTCCCAGCTGCTTGCGTATCAGGTCGGCGGCAAGGTCGATGGTCGACTTCGAACCGGAAGGCGAACCTGGTAGACAGCATCCTGAGAGCCCTCGACAGGCTGGTTGTTCTTCACAAACACGCCAACTCCCGCCGGGGGCCCTCGCGTTGTGGCAGGAATCGGCCACTTTGCGGTCGGATGCCGGGCTGGTGTCAGCGCGGTCCGTAGCGGTCCCAAGTTACTTGTGCAGCGCGGGCCCCGTTGTGGAGCGGATCACCAGTTCGGGGTCGAAGAAAAGTTCTCCCGTCGGTACTTCGCGGTTGCTGACGAGCGACAGGACGCTGCGGCCGACTTCGAGGGCGAGCCGGTCGGCCGGCTGCCTCACGGTGGTCAGGGGCGGATCGACAAACTCCGTGATCATGGAGCCGTCGTAGCCCACGACGGAGACATCCTCAGGGACCGAGAATCCCTGCCGTCGGATGCCGCGGATCGCGCCGAGGGCCATGTAGTCGCTGGCGGCGACGATGGCAGTGGCACCGAGCTGTAGCAGGGTATGCGCGGCTGCCTGACCGCCTTCGACGGTGTAGGACTGCCTTATCACCCAGCGTTCGGCGTCCTGGCTGCCCCGTTTGGCCATGGCGTCGAGGAAGCCCTGCACACGCCGGTCGGCCGGGAGGTTGCCGGCTGGCCCGGATGCCATGCCGATGGCGCGGTGGCCGAGACGGTGTAGATGGTCCACGGCCAGTTCGGCTGCCAGTGCGTCGTCGGTGGAGAAGACGGGCGCGGGAACATTGTCGGCGAACCCCCCGTTGACACCGATGTACGGGATGCGTCGGGAGCGGAGCATCTCGTACGTTTCGGTGTCGGCACCCTCCACGGTGTTGGACGAGGACAGGAACACGACGGCCGCGATGCCCTTGTCGATGATCGAAGCGATGAACTCCCGTTCCTGGACCCCTCCGGGAAACGCCGGGCACAACACAGCCTTGAGTCCGTGTGGTGCCAGTGCCGCCTCGATGCGTTCGGCGACGTCGGCGAAGAAGGGGTTGGAGACGTGCTCGGTGATCACCGTGACCAGTTGGCCCTCCACGGGCCTTTCGTAGCCGAGTTCTGCCATGGCTTTTTCGACGGCGTCCCTGGTCTTCGTCGCCACTCCTTGACGCCGGTTGATGACCCGACTGACGGTGGCTTCGCTCACACCCGCCCGGGCAGCGATCTCAACGATGCCGACCTTCATTCGTCCCCTTTTCGCTGGCAGGGTCATGCGGTTTTCCGGATCAGAGCCAGCCCCATGTTCGGCACTGGCAGGTTGTGCAGGCCGGGGGTGAGTGTGATCCGGGTTCGCTCGATGATACGGCCGGAGGGATCACGGATCTCGGCCTCCACCTGCGCTCCCTCATCCTGGACCTCCAGCACCAGCCGGTTCTCGGCAGTCGCGTTGATCAGGACCGTCTCGCGATGGACCGCAGGCTGCACCGGTACAGTCCGGTCGCTGAACACGGACACCACGTTCACCCCGTCCGCTCCGGCCTGCACCAGGGTGTAGAGGTCGTCAGGGCGGCCGGGCTCGACCGTTCCGTCGAGCAGTTGGGGGCGCAGGCGGCGCCACTGGGCCAGCCAGAAGCGGACCGCTTCGGCGTGGTCCTCGGGGAGTGCGTCGAGGCGCACGGAGACCTGCGGAACGGAGTGAAGTGCCCCGATGAGCTGCCGTGCGGCGGTCGCTGCGGGAGCTGCGGTGTCCCACAGCAAGGGGTCGGAGTGGACGACACCGCCAACGGCGAGCAGTGTGGTGTCGATCGTGCGGACGCGGTTGGCCGTGGAGTCGGCTGGGCAGTCGAAGGATCTGAGCATGTTGCCGAACGCGGCCATGCCCGGACCGACGTAGGGTTGACGCAGTTCCAGTAGCAGATCGGATCGCTCGGCGAGCAACGCGGTGCGCAGTTCGGTGAGCAGGAGTGTGAGTGACTGTCCGACATCGCCCCTGCCGTCGCCTGCGTAGGCCATGGCTTCGTCGAGGAAGTCGACCTTGAGTCCGTCGAGACCGTAGGCGCGCACCAGGCGGACGCACAGGCGGACGATGTGGGAGCGGACTTCGGGGTTGCGGGGGTCGAGGACGTGAGCACCGGGAACCTTGGCGGGGGCCGGGGCGTAGGAAGCCCATTGCTCGTAGCAGTCGGTTCGGGGGCCCAGGAGCAGAGGCGCGACCCAGGCCATGTAGCGCAGTCCGAGTCGGCGTACGCGGGCGACGTGTGTGGCGAAGTCGGGGAATTTGTCGGTGTCGGGGAGCCAGTCGCCCACGCCTGCGTATCCGCGGCCGCTGCCGAAACGCTGCCAGCCGTCGTCCAGGATGAGTGTGCCGAAGCCCATGTCCGCGGCGAGGGCGGCCTGCTGCTCGACGGCTGTCGCATCGACCTGCTGGTTGAAGGCGTACCAGGTGCTGTACAGAGGCAGCCGGGCCGCTTCGGGAACTGGCATGGCGGCCGGGGTCTGCTTTTCGTACCAGCCTCGCAGCAGGCGCATGGCCGAGGCGACTGAGGGGCTGCGCGGTACGAAGAGGATGTGGTGCGGTGTGGTGGAAGGCGGCAGTTCGAGGTGGACGACGTGGGTGTCGTTCTCCTCGGACACTCCGAAGCGCAGGGCGACCTCGGGGACGGGGTCGGCTGCGGCGAATGCGAGCAGTGTGGCGCCTGAGTGGTCGTAGAGGCAGCCGGCGGCGAGGCCGTCGATGAGGCTGACCCTGGACCTGCCTTCCCAGTCGGCGACCAGGGTCCGGCTCCAGCCTGCCTTCGGGTGCCAGTAGCCGGCTGTGTCGCCAAGCGGGGCGGAGAGCCGGATCTCCACCGGTGAGCCGGGGGCTTCGACTTGCAGCATTCTCAGGCCGCCGGGCACTTCGGACAGTGTCCAGGCGGGGTCGGTGCCCGGGGCCAGGACGGCGATCTCCACGGTGTCGAGCAGTGGCTCGAAGGTGGCGGGCGCCAGTTCCGCGGTGGTGACGGCCTCGGTGGGCTGGGTGCTCACGATCACTCCTTGACAGCGCCGGCGAGCAGGCCGGAGACGAAGTGGCGTTGAAGGGCCAGGAAGACGATGATCATGGGAATGGCGGCGACGGCCGTTCCGGTGAGGATGGCCCCGTAGTCGGTGTCGTCGACACCCTGCAGTGAGGCGAGTGCGACGGGAATGGTGAGGGAGGCATTGTCGCGCAGCACGATCAGGGGCCAGATGAAGTCGTTCCACTGGTAGAGGAACAGGAAGATGCCCAGTGCTGCCAGGGCGGGCCTCATCGGCGGCAGGACGACCCGCAGGAACAGACGCAGTTCGCCGCAGCCGTCCATGCGGCCGGAGTCGAGCAGTTCGTCGGGCAGCGCAGCCATCGACTGGCGCATGAGGAAGATACCGAACGGCAGCGCCAGATTGGGCATGATCACTGCCTGATACGTGTTGAGCCAGTGCAGCTCGGCCATCATCTTGAACAGCGGAACCAGTGTGACCTGAGTCGGGATGACCAGCCCCAGCATCAGCATGCCGAAGAGTGCGTCACGGCCCTTGAAGCGGTACTTGGTGAAGGCGTAGCCGGCCAGGGTGCAGACGGCTCCTGCGCAGACTGTGTAGATGACCGCGATGAGCAGAGAGTTGAGCACGACCTGCCCGAAGGATGCGGTCTCCTGCAGGCTGGAGAGGTTCTTGCCGAGGTCCCCGCCGGGAAGCAGCGGCGGCGTGGAGTCGAAGATCTCGTCAGTGCTGTGGGTGCTGGCGATGACGAGCCAGTAGAAGGGAAGGAGCACGCCGGCGAGCACGATGGCCAGCCCCGAGGTCAGCAGGATGCCGCGGCCTGGGCGGTGCAGGCCGGTGCGTGGTGCGCGGGCGGCGCCACGTGCGGGGGTCGTCATGATTTGTCTCCCAGGACCCGGAACTGGATCAGGCCGAGGACTCCGATCAGCACCGCAAGGACGTAGGCGATGGCCGACGCGTAGCCGAAGTCGAAGTACGTGAAGGCGTTCTGGTACAGGTACACGCCGATGGTCAGCGTGGCGTTGTCGGGGCCGCCGCGGGTGAGGATGTACGGCTCGTCGAAGATCTGCAGGGTGCCGATGGTGGAGAGCACCGTGGCGAGGAGGATCGCCGGACGCAGTCCCGGAAGGGTCACGTGACGGAAGGACTGCCAGGCTCCGGCTCCGTCGACCGAGGCGGCGTCGTACAGCTCCTTGGGAATGGTCTGCAGGCGGGCCAGCAGAATCACCGCGTTGTAGCCGGTGTAGTGCCAGGTCAGTGCCAGACCGAGGGAGATCTTTGCCCACAGCGGATCAGTCAGCCACGGTACTTCGCCGATTCCGACGAGCGAGAGCAGCCAGTTGAGCAGCCCGTACTTCTCGTTGAGCAGGACGGAGAAGATGACACCGTACGCCACGAGGCCGGTGACCATCGGCATGAAGAATCCCAGTCGGAACACCGAGCGTGCCCGCAGGAATGCCGAGTTGAACGCGACGGCCAGGCCGGTGGCGAGCGCCAGCATGATCGGCACCTGGACCGCCAGGATGACTGCCGTGTTCTTCAGTGCCGTCCAGAACAGCGGGTCGTCCAGTAGCCGCTTGTAGTTGTCCGCTCCGACGAAGGTGTCGACGCCGTCGACCGTCCTGTGGAGGCTGAGAACGAACGACCAGCCGATCGGGTAGAGCTTGAAGGCGGCGAACAGCAGCACGGCGGGCAGGACGAAGGCGTAGGGCGCGAGACGGCGCGCGCTCAAGCGCGGTGGTCGGGAGTCGCGCACACCCGCCGTTCGCACCGTACGGGTCGGGGAAGTGACAACGCTCATCGGGCGACCTTGCGTCCGGTCTGGGAAGCGAGCTGTTCCGCCGCCGCATGCAGCACCTTGGCCGGGTCTGCGCCCTTGAGCAGCACCTTCGTCTGGGCGTCGGTGACCACCTTGAGCGCTCGGGCATAGTCGGAGGTGTAATTGAACGCCGGCGAGGGCGCCTTGAGGGCACCGAAGAAAATCTCACCCTTCTTCTGGCCGCCGAAGAACTTCGACGGCTCGTGGAAGACCGGATCGTCGTACGCCTTCAACAGGGCCGGGGCGATCCCCTTGCCCTGGTAGATCTTGACCTGCGACTCGGGCCGCGTCAGCGCGAACTCCACGAAGTTCCAGGCCGCGGCCTGGTGCTTGCTGGTACCGGCAACGGCCAGGTGCGTGGAGTTCACGGTGGCGGCGGTGGCCCCGCCGCGGCGTACGGACGGGGGCAGACGCACACCCCACTTGCCCGCCTGGTCGGGGACCGTCTCCTCGATGATGCCGCCGAACCAGGTCGGCCACGGCAGGACCGCCGCCGTTCCCTTCTTGATCGAGCTGATCAACGCGTTCCAGCCGCCGGAGATGTCGCTGACGAGTCCGGCGTCGTTCATCTTCTTGATGATCGACATGGCACGCACGGCCTCGGCGGAATCGAGGGTGATGTCGCCGTCAGTATTGAAATAGAAGCCGCCCTGGAGCTGGAGCAGCAGCTGGAAGAAGTTCGCCGAGTCCTGCTGCGAGGCGGGCTTGTCGATCCCCAGAAGGTACTTGCCCGTCTTCTTCTTGATCTCCTTGCCGGCCTCGATCGCGTCGTCCCAGGTGTCGAGCGCTCCGACATCGACACCGGCTTCCTCAAAGACATCGGCACGGTAGTAGAACCCGGCCGAGTTCGCCTCCCACGGAAGCGCGTTCACCTGTTCGCCCTTGGGCGAGACCGTCTCCCACAGGCCCTTCGCGAAGGCATCCCGGTACTTGTGGGCTCCCAGCTTGCCGAGATCGGCAAGCTGGCCCGGGAAGCGGTCCACGTATCCGGGCAGGTAGTCGACGCCTATGTGCAGTACATCCGCGAGGCCCGCCCCTCCGGCTGCCATGCCCGTGGTGATCTTGTCCCAGATCGCCGGGTTCCCGATGTCCTGCACGGTCACCTTGATGTCCGGGTACTTCTTGTTGAACGCCGGAACCAGCGCCCGCAGCTCCGCCGCCGGACCCTGCCAGCTCCACACCGTGATGGAGCCCTTGGTGGCGTCACCGACATCGCCGCCCTGAGCGCCCGTGCTGCCGGTGCCGGAGCAGGCGGTCAGGCCGCCGAGGCCTGCTCCTGCGGCAAGCGCGCCGCCCACTCCAAGAACTCTGCGACGACTCATGTCCATGAGATGACCACCTCTGCATGCGGCTCGGACATCGACCGAACTCCGGGTCGACTGCAGGGAAGTTAGCAACCAGTCAGACTCACTTGCAATGTTTGATTGAAAACTTTCTGATCGATTCCGCATCGCAGGCTTGCAGGACTATTGCAACCCGTCGAACGCCGCTGCTAGCTTTCGGCCACTCACTCGAGCCACGCACTGGAGTACGCCATGAGGCATCGCCGTCCTGCCCGCCTGGCAGTCGTAGCCACACTCGCCACACTCGCCCCGCTCACACCACTGACCCTGGGCAGTCCGGCCATCGCAGCCACCTCAGCGCTGGCCCTCAGCAATCCCGGCTTCGAGGACGGCACCACGGGCTGGACGTTCACTTCCGGCACCGGAGTCGCCACCAACGCACCGCACGGTGGCGCAAAGCTCGCGTACCTGGATGCCGGAAGCGGCAACAAGGTGGCGCAGACCATCACGGCGTCCGGTGACGGTACGTACGACTTCTCCGCCTGGATCGCCACCGGCGGCCCGGGCGGAAGGTTCGTCGCCCAGGTCAACGGCGCGCAGGCCGGTGCGGTGGATCTGCCCAGCCGGTCCGGCTACGCCCGGTACACGATCAGCCGGGTGCCCCTGAAAAGCGGCGACCAGCTGGAGCTCGCCTTCGAATCCGGCAGCAGCTGGGTCAACGCCGACGACATCATGGTCTCCCCCGCGGCCCCGGTCGACCCGGAGATCTCGTCCTCCGACCCGAGAATCGTCGAGATGTTCAACTGGTCGAAGCGCAAGGCCAACAGCTGGGTCCAGATGCCCGGCACGACCGGTCCGCTGAACGTCGACGAGGGCAACCGGTCCGGAACCGGCACCGGGACGTACGGCCCGTCCTACTGGGCCGGGTACGCGCATCGCAGCGCCTACTACTCACGCGACATGGCCCACCAGCTCGCCGGTGCCTCCGTCCTCGGACTGAACGACGCGAACAAAGCCATGCTGCGTGCCTTTGCCGGCTCCGCGACGTCCGAGCACAAGTACTACCCCGTATGGGCCGTCAACTTCGACAACAAGACATACCTCTCGATCGACTACCGGAGCCCGACCTCCTTCGTCCGAGAGGTCCCGGCCACGTTCGAGCTGGTGGAGAAAGCCGAGCACGCCTACCGCTGGAGCGGCGACAGCGCCTACGTCCATGACGGCACGCTCTGGGACTTCTACAAGCACGCGACCAAGGACTTCGTCGAACTCCACGACGCCAACAAGCCGAACGGTGTCGCCGAAGGCACCGGCAAGGGCATCTTCGCGGGCGCCGCCAGCTACAACGAGGTCGGAGAGGAGCACCTGGCCGAGTCCGGGGACTCCATCGGATCCCAGTACCAGGCGTACCGGGCGATGTCCGACCTGGCCGCCGCCAAGGGCGACAAAACCCTGTCCAAGAAGTTCCAGCAGAAGGCCGACAGCCTCAAGGCCTACTTCAACGACACCTGGAGCGGCTCCGGCTCAGGGCACGACATGGTCCGCGGCTACACCACCGACGGCAAGGCACTCACCGGCTGGGGCAAGGAGAACAGCTGGTTCATGCCCATGAAGCAGATCGTCAATCCGGGGGCGCGCGCCGACGCCTACCTCGACTATGTCGACGAGCAGGCCAGCGGCAGCGGCAAGCCGTCCAACATCGAGGCGATCAGCTACCTGCCGGACACCTTCTTCGCCTACGAGCACAACGACACGGCCTGGAAGTGGATGCAGTACGTCTACGAC
Coding sequences within it:
- a CDS encoding carbohydrate ABC transporter permease, whose amino-acid sequence is MTTPARGAARAPRTGLHRPGRGILLTSGLAIVLAGVLLPFYWLVIASTHSTDEIFDSTPPLLPGGDLGKNLSSLQETASFGQVVLNSLLIAVIYTVCAGAVCTLAGYAFTKYRFKGRDALFGMLMLGLVIPTQVTLVPLFKMMAELHWLNTYQAVIMPNLALPFGIFLMRQSMAALPDELLDSGRMDGCGELRLFLRVVLPPMRPALAALGIFLFLYQWNDFIWPLIVLRDNASLTIPVALASLQGVDDTDYGAILTGTAVAAIPMIIVFLALQRHFVSGLLAGAVKE
- a CDS encoding ABC transporter substrate-binding protein codes for the protein MDMSRRRVLGVGGALAAGAGLGGLTACSGTGSTGAQGGDVGDATKGSITVWSWQGPAAELRALVPAFNKKYPDIKVTVQDIGNPAIWDKITTGMAAGGAGLADVLHIGVDYLPGYVDRFPGQLADLGKLGAHKYRDAFAKGLWETVSPKGEQVNALPWEANSAGFYYRADVFEEAGVDVGALDTWDDAIEAGKEIKKKTGKYLLGIDKPASQQDSANFFQLLLQLQGGFYFNTDGDITLDSAEAVRAMSIIKKMNDAGLVSDISGGWNALISSIKKGTAAVLPWPTWFGGIIEETVPDQAGKWGVRLPPSVRRGGATAATVNSTHLAVAGTSKHQAAAWNFVEFALTRPESQVKIYQGKGIAPALLKAYDDPVFHEPSKFFGGQKKGEIFFGALKAPSPAFNYTSDYARALKVVTDAQTKVLLKGADPAKVLHAAAEQLASQTGRKVAR
- a CDS encoding carbohydrate ABC transporter permease is translated as MSVVTSPTRTVRTAGVRDSRPPRLSARRLAPYAFVLPAVLLFAAFKLYPIGWSFVLSLHRTVDGVDTFVGADNYKRLLDDPLFWTALKNTAVILAVQVPIMLALATGLAVAFNSAFLRARSVFRLGFFMPMVTGLVAYGVIFSVLLNEKYGLLNWLLSLVGIGEVPWLTDPLWAKISLGLALTWHYTGYNAVILLARLQTIPKELYDAASVDGAGAWQSFRHVTLPGLRPAILLATVLSTIGTLQIFDEPYILTRGGPDNATLTIGVYLYQNAFTYFDFGYASAIAYVLAVLIGVLGLIQFRVLGDKS
- a CDS encoding glycoside hydrolase family 36 protein, producing MSTQPTEAVTTAELAPATFEPLLDTVEIAVLAPGTDPAWTLSEVPGGLRMLQVEAPGSPVEIRLSAPLGDTAGYWHPKAGWSRTLVADWEGRSRVSLIDGLAAGCLYDHSGATLLAFAAADPVPEVALRFGVSEENDTHVVHLELPPSTTPHHILFVPRSPSVASAMRLLRGWYEKQTPAAMPVPEAARLPLYSTWYAFNQQVDATAVEQQAALAADMGFGTLILDDGWQRFGSGRGYAGVGDWLPDTDKFPDFATHVARVRRLGLRYMAWVAPLLLGPRTDCYEQWASYAPAPAKVPGAHVLDPRNPEVRSHIVRLCVRLVRAYGLDGLKVDFLDEAMAYAGDGRGDVGQSLTLLLTELRTALLAERSDLLLELRQPYVGPGMAAFGNMLRSFDCPADSTANRVRTIDTTLLAVGGVVHSDPLLWDTAAPAATAARQLIGALHSVPQVSVRLDALPEDHAEAVRFWLAQWRRLRPQLLDGTVEPGRPDDLYTLVQAGADGVNVVSVFSDRTVPVQPAVHRETVLINATAENRLVLEVQDEGAQVEAEIRDPSGRIIERTRITLTPGLHNLPVPNMGLALIRKTA